The stretch of DNA ACCGGGTCGCTCCCATGCAGGGAGTCAAGGTTCCCCCCAGCAGTACCAGGGCGCCGGCCCCAGCGATGATAAACAGTATCGCATCGACGGCGCGGCTCTTCAGCGGCGTGGATGGCGGCAAAGTCTCAGCAACAGGCGGCAGGTCTGCTAGCGACTTGTCGTCGGTCGGTTTTTCGTCCATCGGTGCACCTTACGAAGTGGTGAGTACATGCGTCTGTAGGACGCGGTTTGTTTCGCGACTAGAGGCCTGATCTAACAGGCAGAGCAAGCGATCCGGGCGATTAACGTCACCGGTTCGAATGTAGTTGCTGCAGCGGCAGATCTTGGTGTTGCAAATTGATTGCAAGACGCAGGGGGTACACTCGGCGATCTGCATACCCGGTAGGGAAGGGCGGTCGAGGAAATCGTCGCCGCTGTGAACATCGCCGGAGAGCCGCATCGGATTGTCAGGCTCATCGGCGCCAACGAGACGCTCGCAGGGATAAAGGTTGCCCGCCGGAGCGACCGCGATCTCGGCATGGCCAAATCCGCAGCGGGCTGTGTCGGAAATCGGCACGCCGGAGGCCCGCACTACTTTTTCGTCGAACCAACTGACGCTGATGTCGGGAAGTCGCGACGCCCAAAAGTCAGCGGCGCCGGCAATCGCGGTTTGCAAACGCTCGCCATCGGCTTGATTCCAGGTCGTCCACAGATTGAGCGACGGATCGAATTGGCGGACGCCGAGCGAATAAAGGTGCTGCATACCGGCGGAGAGCGAATCGACGTTGCTTGGCTCCACCACCATGACGACGTTGAATTCTTTGCCCACGTCACGCAGTCGCGCCATCATTGTTTCGACGCGCTGCGAACTAGGCGTTCCATCGACCGTCAGACGCTTGGCGTCATGCACGTTCGGCAAACCATCGTGGCTGATCGCTAAATGCAGATCGGGCAGCGTCATTACCTGCCAAGCGGCCGGCGAGTCGATCGTTCCGTTGGTCGTCATGCTGAGCGATAGTTGCACGCCCCGCTCTTCGGTCGCCACGCGAGCATATTGCACCAGATCGAGGATCAGCTCCGCTTCGATCAACGGCTCGCCCCCGAAGAAGGCGAGTTCGATCGCTCCGTCCCGGCGGATCGAACACAGGGCTCGGTCGATCCCCTGTCGTCCGACGCCCGCCGACATCGGGCGTTTGATTTTTGCGCCGGTATAACAGTACGAGCAACGAAGGTTGCACGCGTGATTGACGACCAGCGTTAGGCCGAATTTTGCGTGCATTTGCGTTGCTCCTTCCCGCTGGATTGGTTCCGCCAAAGGCTGGCGTGCGTTCCCCCTTGGTAGGTGTATTATCCTGGAAGTCGCGGTTTGGGCAAGCATCTTGCGCCCTTGATCGAACAAGTATGGGGCGAACTCTCGCCGTCGCTCCGCTACGATAGAAATGCTGATGCATTGCGCATCGCATGATCGCCATTGGATGGGTTTTTTCTGAGTCGGTCGATGGTCATACTCAGCCGTTCAGCACGACGTTTCGGCGATTGTTCGCCCAAAGTTGGTCTGATAAAGTAGACGGTTTCGATTCCCGCAACGCCGATTCGGCCCGCACAAGGGAGAGTTCGTGGACGCCATTTCCGATGGTCACTACTACCGTAAGCAACTCGATTGCAAGAGCGGGATTATCGCGTGGAGTCATCGGTCCCGATTTCGCGTAGGGCTAGATCTTGTTGGGTCGTCGGTTCCCAAGTTGCTCGACTACGGTTGCGGCGACGGAACGTTTCTGGGGATGGCCTCCAACCAAATCGAAGAAGGAGCCGGCGCGGATATCGCGGTCGAGCAAATCGTCGACTGCCGAAAACGACTGGCGTCGATTCCTAACCTCTCGTTTTATGAAATCAGCGATCTCGCCGAAGAGCGTCACGCGGGCGCCTACTCGGTCGTGACCTGTATGGAAACGCTGGAGCATTGCCCGGCGCCGAGCGTCGAAATCGTGCTGAGCGATTTGGCTCGCCTGGTCGCTCCGACGGGCAAGGTGATCATTAGCGTTCCGATCGAGATCGGGCCGACGTTTGTGCTTAAGTCGGCGGTTCGGCGAATGGCGGCTTGGCGGGGCCTGAGCGACTATCGCCACTACGAGAAGTACGCGTTTCGCGATTCGCTACGAATGATCTTCGCCAATAAGTCGACTGAGTTCGATCGTCCGGTCTACGGTACGTCGCATTCGCACTATGGGTTCAACTGGCGGGCGATGCGGCAGATAGTTCGCAACCACTTGAAAATCGAACGGACTCTCTTCTCCCCCATCGGATTCTTAGGAGGTTGGTTCAGCAGCCAAGCCTGGTTTGTGTGCCGTCCGCGGAATCAGAACGCGACGCCGTAGTAGTCGCTACCACTACTTCTTCTCCCCTTGGCTCGCCGCATTAACAGCCTGCGTGCGGGCCGCTTCTTCCTTGCGGACATTCGGGCCATGCGGGTCGAGCCAGATGGGAGCGATGTTTTCCGCATCCCATTTCTTGATCATGTCGGCCAGCTGTTTCGCTTTTTCGGGGCGGGTGCTAGCAAGGTCGTCGATCTCTTTGCCGTTAGGATTGCACTCGTGGCCGAATCGCTGTTGGTAGCGTCCCGAAAGCAAACCAGCCCGGCTGGGACTGCAGTAGGGATGAGTCACGTAGCCGGCGTCAAAGATCACACCTGATTGCGCGAGCGCATCGATATGAGGCGTCGGTATCTCGCGACATCCCTGAAAGCCGGCGTCGCTGAAGCCCTGATCGTCGGTGACGATGACGATGACGTTGGGACGCTGCTCGACCGCAAAGGCGGGGGAACCGGCGCAGGCCAACAGACCGACCACGGTCGCGAGAATTTGACGTTTCATGGTGCTATAGCCCGAGATCGGTAGGGCATTTGGCTCAGCGGAAATTGGGAGGGATAATGCCAGAGTTTAGTATCCGCCCGCATGGGGTGCAAACTTCGCCGATCGCGCCGCCACGGATCCGCCGGTCCGCTAGATCACTTGGATCGCTTGCACCAGCGCTTCGATATCCTTTCGCTTCGTATACGCATGCGCCGATACTCGGATGAAGACGCGATCCTGCCAGCGAATCACTGGGATCTCGATTCGAAATTCGTCGTGCAGCCGCGACTTCAGCGCGTCGGTATCTGTGCAGCGTGCCGTGACGTCGATCAGCCCCATCTGACGGAAGAACTCGTCAGGATGCACTCGCTCAATCCCCTCAATTTGCGACGCCAGTTCGACCGCCTGGCGCACCAAGTCTTGCGACCGCTGACGAACCTCCGGCGTGACTTGTTCTCGTTGCCAGGCGATCGCCGCCGGAACGGCCAGGTACGCGGCCGGGTCGTAGGTGCCCAGCCACTCATGATGTTCGATGAACTCGTTCTCGCGATGGAACGTTTTGTTGGGGCCCCAGCCCCAGCCGACGATCAGCGGATCGATCATCGCCTGGCGATCTTCACGGACGTAGAAGATGCCAGAGCCTTTGGGGGCGCACATCCATTTGTGGCAGGTCGCCGTGTAGAAGTCGGCGCCGATCTCGGTCAAATTGACGTCGATCTGGCCCGGTGCGTGGGCGCCATCGACCATCGTCAAGATTCCCGCATCCCGGGCTCGCTGGCAGATTTGGGCGACCGGCAAAGTCAGCGCTGTGGGCGAGGTGATCTGACTGATGAAGATCAGCTTGGTGTTGGGGGTGACTCCCTGCCAGAACTGTTCGACGATCGCTTCGTTCGATTCGACCGGCAGCGTGATCGGCTGTTGGACGACGCGGAACCCTTTTTGCTTCGCGGCGAAGTCAAACGCAAATTGACACGCGCCATATTCATGGTCGGTCAGCAGGACCTCATCGCCCGGTCCCAAAGCAAGCGAGCGGGCGATCGTGTTGGCGGCGAAGGTTGGATTGGGGACGAAGACGATCTCGTGCGATCGTGCGCCAAGATATTCCCCAACTAACTGTCGCGCGTCAGCCAACAGGGGCGGAAGCTCTCGCTGCAAGAAACGAACTGGCTGTCGCTCTAGTTCCCGTTGCCAACGGACGTACTCGTCGAACACGGCTCGCGGGCAAGCGCCAAACGAGCCATGGTTGAGAAAGATGACGTCAGGATCGAGCAGAAAGTCAGGCATCAATTGGGCCGTTGCGGTTGCAAAGATTCGATTCGTTCGACTCGCCGGGCAGCTAGCACGGCGAACCCATTGAATCAGTTTCGGCCCATGGCGCGGAGTAGGGGCGAGATAGAAGAAAACTGGGTTGCGATCAATTTTCGCTTGAACGATGGGAGGGTCGCATCTGCGGTTTTGCCTGAACCCCCTAACAGCCGTAACTGTCGGTAATACGAGTGCAAAATTTTGCGCGGCCGCCAAGCAAACGGGGGCGGACGGCGCCGTTTAAGACTTTCCTTCCTAAGGTTGCGATGATGTCAGGTCGAATCTGTTTTATTGGTCTCGATGCGCCTCAGAACGCGTATTTCTTGTCCCAGGTTCCGGGAGCGGTCGTGGCCCATGAAATGCTGCCGAAGATCGTCGTTCAACAGGGCCGCCTGTTGGTCGACGCGTCGAGCGGATTCGGGATGACGGCCGTTTCTAAGGTGGTGTTCCACGGCATCTTTGAACACGACCATGATCTCATTGCAGGGCTCGCGGTGTGGGGAGGCCCTTGCTTGCCTAATGCGAAAGCGATGATGGACTGTCGCTTGAAACTGCCGTGCCTGGTTCGGGCGCTGCGGTTTTCGGAGTTCGCTGCTCCTGCGCGTGGTTTTGCCTCGGCCGGTGCGACCTATTTCGCAGAATCGAACCATGTCGCCAAGTGGGGGGATTGGCACTGTGGCGAAAATAAACAGGAGTTTAGCGGCGACTGGCAAGCCGATGAGTCGTCGATTGTCGAACCGTTTCTGGCCGGAGGCGCGGTGCGGGTCGTCGTCATCGGCGATCAATTCTAGCAGATCAAGCTGGAGGGGGACGGTTGGTTGAAATCGATACATCATCCGACGGCGGAGATTATCAAGCCTGATCCACGATTGGTACGAGATACGCAGCGCGTCGCCCAAGCGTTCGGACTCGAGATCGCGGCGAATGACTATATCGTTTCGCCCGACGGACAGCCGCATTTGCTGGAGGTGAATCACATTCCGAACGTGACCCGCTTTCCCGAGATCTGGAACGCCTATGCGCAATTCGTTTTGCAGTGGCTGGCTGTGGATTAAGAAGTAGCGGATCCGTTGAGACAGCGCAAGAAAAAAGAGAGATAGATTGCCCGAGAAAAAATCGCCGCCATCTTGTTGGCGGCGAACGGGTTTGACGCTTTTTTTCGTCAACTGCTGCTCTATAATCCTAGGCGACTGTTTACTCTCCCTCGCTGGCAGGCCAGGGAGACTCCTTGTCGAATAAACCTCCCCCACTTTATTCGTCGCCGACTCTGGTCGATCCGGGAAGTCGTTCTCCTGATTTGATTTCGCCGCCTGATGATGGGCGCGGAACCAATTCGGCGCTTCCGGCGCCGGAGTGGAAGGACTTGATTGAAGTGAGCGACGCGACCCTCTCCTCCGCCAACGATGGTTCTGATTCAAAACAACGGTTGGTCGACGCCATCCGCCAAGAGTTTGCGGAACAGTGGGGCATTGGTCGGCGACCTGACATCGCGGAGTATCTTGGACGGGTCGATGGAGAGACGCGCAAGCGACTGCTGGTAGCGCTCCTGAAAATTGACGTCCAACATCGCCGCCAAGTGAGCGAGCCGCCGCGGTACGACTCGCTGGCCGTCCGCTATCCGGAACTTCAGGCCGACGTCAGTCTGGCGCTGTTTAACTTGCTCGATCAAACTATCGCCCCGCAAAACGCTGCAGCGAACGAAGCTAACGAGACGCTGCCGGCCGACTCCAATTACGAACGCGAGCTGGCCAGTCAGCCGCTGTTGGCGAGCGGCACCCAGTTCGGTCGCTATGAGCTGCTGAACGTGATTGCCCGCGGCGGAATGGGGGTGGTGTTTCGGGCTCGCCAGATCGACGCCAACCGGATCGTGGCGCTCAAGATGATTCTCAGCGGTCAACTGGCGGGGCAAGAGGAGATTCAGCGTTTCAAGACCGAGGCGGAAGCGGCCGCTCGGCTCGATCATCCCAACATCGTGCCGATCTTCGATGTCGGGCAGCAAATGGGCCATCACTTTTTTACGATGGCCTTCATCCCGGGCGAGAGTCTGTTCCAACGGATGCGGAGTTCGACGCTCAGCACCCGCGGGGCGGCCGACATTATTCGCACGCTCGCCTCCGCGATCCAGTACGCGCATAGCAAAGGGATCATTCATCGCGATCTTAAGCCTGCCAACATTCTGATCGATGAAGATGGCAATCCCCGCATCACCGACTTCGGCCTTTCGAAGGTGCTCGATGGTCGATCGGAATTGACCGGAACGGGGCAGCTGCTGGGTACGCCTGCCTACATGTCGCCCGAGCAAGCGTCCGGCAACATGTCGCAGGTTGGTCCATTGTCAGACGTCTATTCGCTGGGGGCGATCTTGTATGAGCTGATCGCGGCCCGCGTTCCGTTCAGCGGTGAGAACGTCGTTAGCCTGCTGTCGCAGATCTGCACGCAAGAACCGCCATCGCTCCGTTCGATCTCGCGCTTGGCCGACACCGATATCGAAACGATCTGCATGAAGTGCCTCGACAAAAGTCCCGAGCGTCGCTACGCATCGGCCGGAGAACTGGCCGATGATCTGGGGCGGTATCTGCGGGGCGAGCCAATTCTCGCCCGGCGTTTGACGCGAGGGCAACGGATCGCCCGGTGGTGCAAACGTCGCCCGCTGATCGCGACCCTGTCGGCCGGACTCGCCGCGTCGCTGTTGATTTTTGGAACGTCGACGCTCTACTTCGCCGCCACCACACGGCAGCAAGGGACGCTGGTCGCCGCCGAACGCGAACAGGCGACCGAGATGCTGGACGTCGCCCGGTTGGCGGTCAACGAAATGGCGGAGCAGGCGAAGTTGCTGGCCGACGTGCCCCGGGCCGAAACGCGACGGCAAGAGCTGCTCGCCAAAGCGACCGAATTTTATACGCGGTTTGTGCAACAGCGGCCGAACGACAGCGGGCTACGTCATCAAACGGCGGTATTGCATCAATCGATGGGCAACCTCTTTCGCCAACTGGGCGAGTTCGATTCCGCCGAAGAGGCCTTTGCGACCTCTATTGAGTTGTTGACCGATCTGCAGACGGAAGAGCCGACCGCCCCGAAGCATCGCCGCCAACTTGCCGAAAGCTACATCTGGTTGTCGGTCCTGCTCAATCCGCGGGACATCGACGGAGCGCTCGAGGCGGTCAACAAGGCGGTTGCGATTCAAGAGGCGAATACGTCGACCGCGGGCAACGAAGAGACCGACCAGTATGGTTTGGCCCGCGCGCTCTACAACCGCGGTATGTTGCTCGACGAATATGGAGAATCGCCCGCCGCCGAGCAAGACTACCAGGCGGCGATTGAAAAACTGCGGCGCCTCGTTGAGGACGAAACGGCGGTCGACCACGACAAGCTACGACTCGATCTTGGCCGGACGCTGAACAACTACGGCAATCTGTTGAAAAAGACCGAGCGACTGGAAGAGGCACGCGACCGGATTGGCGAAGCGGTAACGCTGCATGCCGGCGGTGATCTGAGCCCCGAAGAGCAGGAAGACCTGGCGATCTTCCAGAACAATCTCTCCAACACGTTGGCCTCATTGGGAGATTTGCCGGCCGCCGTTATGGCGAACGAGAACGCGGTTGAACTGCTGGAGAGTCTCGTCATTCAGTTCCCTCGGTATGTACATCTCAAGAGCGAGCTTGCCAACACTTTGAACAGCCGAGGAGCGCTCGCCGGACGGCAGCGGGAACTCGATCAGGCGGCCGACTACTTCAAGCGATCTGAGACGATCCTGGCGCAGCTGTCGGACGAGTACCCCGATCACGCCGGATATGGGCTGCGGCTCGGTAATTCTAAGTACAACCGCGCCTTGGTGTTTCATATCCAGAAGAAGCCGGCGGAAGTTCAGTCGCTGTTAGATGAGGCGCTGCCGCTGCATATCAAGGCCTTTGTGACCAATACCCAGAACGACGAGTTCGCGCAGAGCTTGCGTAACGACTTCGTGCTGGCCGTCAAATCGAACCAGGCCAGCGGCGACGTCGCGTCAATGATGACGATGATCGAAGCCTATCTTCAGGCGTTCCCTGATGATCCGGCGGCGCGACTGCAGGCCGCAAAGTGGCTGGCCAGCGGCGCTTTGCTGCTGCAAGAGCGAGAGTCGTCATCGCCGAACGCGCAAGATGCGCTCTCTGCCGATGCACTGCGAGAAAACGCCGTCGCCCAGCTAAGAAAGGCGTGGGAACTAGGCGACCCGCTCGATTCGCTGCAGGTGGGAGAGACGCTCGCCGAGGCGTTCCTGCCGCTGCAAGATCAAGCAGAATTCCAGCAACTGCTGGCCGAGCGATCGACCGTGGATGACTAGCAGTCCGTTGATTTTCTCAACAGGCTGCTAGAAACGAATCGCGTATTCGGCTCGCAAGATATCGTGGTACCAGACGTCGCCCGTTAGTGCGCGACCGTAGCCGACGTAGACGCTATGGCGCGATTGCGTGTAGCGGAGGCCAAACTTGCCGTTGACGATCGTATCGCCATCGACGTCGATGATCGTCGCCATGGTCGGCGTCGCAGGCACAGTCGCCAAGCCGTCGAGGATTGACCAGCCAACGAACTCGGTGACGGCCGTCAGCTTCTTCGTCTCGCATCCGCAGGGCGACGAGAACTGAAACAGATCGTGCCCCACTCCGACGCCGTATCGCAGGATCGGACCCGAGAAGCGCCCTTGCGGAACGACCGTCGACTCCAGCGGCGTCCAGACGCGGAACTCGCTTTCGAGCATCGTCTGCGGACCAAGGCGGCGAGCGTATAACAACGCAGGCTCAATGGTCGCATGGCTTGTGCCAAGTTTCCGCGAACCGTCGCCGGTCGGCGCGTAGACCCGTATCTGGCCGGTGAGGATGTCGCATTCGCTTTCTAGCAGTATGCCTTTAACGCCCACCTGCAGATCACTGAAGCCGGCGGTGTTTGCGGAGATGTCAGGGTTGACCATGCGTACCGGCGCATCGATGAAGAGGGAGACGTTGGAAGCGACCGCCAGCTCTAGATAGGTCCAGAACTCTTGATAGTCGACGTTGGTTTCGGCAGGCGAGATCGGTGCGCCGGTTGCCGCGGTCGACGCACGGTAAAAGAACTCGGCGCGGTCAGGCGTTGGGTTGTCGTAGGCCGAATCGAACCGGAAACGAAGTTGCGAACCGGGGAAGGCTGAATCGATGTAGCCGACGTTGGTATCGGACGTCGAGAACTCTTGCGCAGCCGTCACGCTTGCCAGGGATAGCAGCGTTAGCAGAGACATCAGCCAGCAAGTTGTCGAAATCGGTCTCGCCATGGAACAGCCGCCTTCAAGAATATGCGCTAGATCGTTCAAGTCGATAGCATTGGTTCCATCGACCTTGCTGCAAGCGTGACTTGAGTGAAGAGCCGTTCTGGGTATGAAAGCCTGCGTTTGAGTCGTACCGCAGGCGATCTGCGGGGTCCAGGCGGCTTGGGCAGGGACTTGCGCTTTAGCCTCGGTCGCCAGCGACTTGCTCAGAAACCAACTGCCGGGGATGCGGCGTGACGGCGCGAGCCGGAAGCGAGGTAAGCGCGACGAAGATCGTTTCAGTGTCGGGATCGGCCCAGGCCAGCGTCCCGGTCGAGCCAGAGTGCCCAAACGTTTCTTCCGAGCATCCTACGCCCCCAAGTGTAGTTCCAACGTCGAACCCAAGGCCGCGCGACT from Blastopirellula retiformator encodes:
- a CDS encoding radical SAM protein, which translates into the protein MHAKFGLTLVVNHACNLRCSYCYTGAKIKRPMSAGVGRQGIDRALCSIRRDGAIELAFFGGEPLIEAELILDLVQYARVATEERGVQLSLSMTTNGTIDSPAAWQVMTLPDLHLAISHDGLPNVHDAKRLTVDGTPSSQRVETMMARLRDVGKEFNVVMVVEPSNVDSLSAGMQHLYSLGVRQFDPSLNLWTTWNQADGERLQTAIAGAADFWASRLPDISVSWFDEKVVRASGVPISDTARCGFGHAEIAVAPAGNLYPCERLVGADEPDNPMRLSGDVHSGDDFLDRPSLPGMQIAECTPCVLQSICNTKICRCSNYIRTGDVNRPDRLLCLLDQASSRETNRVLQTHVLTTS
- a CDS encoding class I SAM-dependent methyltransferase, with protein sequence MDAISDGHYYRKQLDCKSGIIAWSHRSRFRVGLDLVGSSVPKLLDYGCGDGTFLGMASNQIEEGAGADIAVEQIVDCRKRLASIPNLSFYEISDLAEERHAGAYSVVTCMETLEHCPAPSVEIVLSDLARLVAPTGKVIISVPIEIGPTFVLKSAVRRMAAWRGLSDYRHYEKYAFRDSLRMIFANKSTEFDRPVYGTSHSHYGFNWRAMRQIVRNHLKIERTLFSPIGFLGGWFSSQAWFVCRPRNQNATP
- a CDS encoding sulfatase family protein, which encodes MKRQILATVVGLLACAGSPAFAVEQRPNVIVIVTDDQGFSDAGFQGCREIPTPHIDALAQSGVIFDAGYVTHPYCSPSRAGLLSGRYQQRFGHECNPNGKEIDDLASTRPEKAKQLADMIKKWDAENIAPIWLDPHGPNVRKEEAARTQAVNAASQGEKK
- a CDS encoding aminotransferase class V-fold PLP-dependent enzyme → MPDFLLDPDVIFLNHGSFGACPRAVFDEYVRWQRELERQPVRFLQRELPPLLADARQLVGEYLGARSHEIVFVPNPTFAANTIARSLALGPGDEVLLTDHEYGACQFAFDFAAKQKGFRVVQQPITLPVESNEAIVEQFWQGVTPNTKLIFISQITSPTALTLPVAQICQRARDAGILTMVDGAHAPGQIDVNLTEIGADFYTATCHKWMCAPKGSGIFYVREDRQAMIDPLIVGWGWGPNKTFHRENEFIEHHEWLGTYDPAAYLAVPAAIAWQREQVTPEVRQRSQDLVRQAVELASQIEGIERVHPDEFFRQMGLIDVTARCTDTDALKSRLHDEFRIEIPVIRWQDRVFIRVSAHAYTKRKDIEALVQAIQVI
- a CDS encoding protein kinase domain-containing protein; this translates as MSNKPPPLYSSPTLVDPGSRSPDLISPPDDGRGTNSALPAPEWKDLIEVSDATLSSANDGSDSKQRLVDAIRQEFAEQWGIGRRPDIAEYLGRVDGETRKRLLVALLKIDVQHRRQVSEPPRYDSLAVRYPELQADVSLALFNLLDQTIAPQNAAANEANETLPADSNYERELASQPLLASGTQFGRYELLNVIARGGMGVVFRARQIDANRIVALKMILSGQLAGQEEIQRFKTEAEAAARLDHPNIVPIFDVGQQMGHHFFTMAFIPGESLFQRMRSSTLSTRGAADIIRTLASAIQYAHSKGIIHRDLKPANILIDEDGNPRITDFGLSKVLDGRSELTGTGQLLGTPAYMSPEQASGNMSQVGPLSDVYSLGAILYELIAARVPFSGENVVSLLSQICTQEPPSLRSISRLADTDIETICMKCLDKSPERRYASAGELADDLGRYLRGEPILARRLTRGQRIARWCKRRPLIATLSAGLAASLLIFGTSTLYFAATTRQQGTLVAAEREQATEMLDVARLAVNEMAEQAKLLADVPRAETRRQELLAKATEFYTRFVQQRPNDSGLRHQTAVLHQSMGNLFRQLGEFDSAEEAFATSIELLTDLQTEEPTAPKHRRQLAESYIWLSVLLNPRDIDGALEAVNKAVAIQEANTSTAGNEETDQYGLARALYNRGMLLDEYGESPAAEQDYQAAIEKLRRLVEDETAVDHDKLRLDLGRTLNNYGNLLKKTERLEEARDRIGEAVTLHAGGDLSPEEQEDLAIFQNNLSNTLASLGDLPAAVMANENAVELLESLVIQFPRYVHLKSELANTLNSRGALAGRQRELDQAADYFKRSETILAQLSDEYPDHAGYGLRLGNSKYNRALVFHIQKKPAEVQSLLDEALPLHIKAFVTNTQNDEFAQSLRNDFVLAVKSNQASGDVASMMTMIEAYLQAFPDDPAARLQAAKWLASGALLLQERESSSPNAQDALSADALRENAVAQLRKAWELGDPLDSLQVGETLAEAFLPLQDQAEFQQLLAERSTVDD
- a CDS encoding beta-lactamase family protein, with product MVPSQTEFAAPEAGRGDPTAKTWDWNSLYWRKLGSPWGTTHCSAPDTARLMRSNQNGAGIKSRGLGFDVGTTLGGVGCSEETFGHSGSTGTLAWADPDTETIFVALTSLPARAVTPHPRQLVSEQVAGDRG